A DNA window from Peromyscus leucopus breed LL Stock chromosome 3, UCI_PerLeu_2.1, whole genome shotgun sequence contains the following coding sequences:
- the Opn1sw gene encoding short-wave-sensitive opsin 1: protein MSGEDEFYLFQNISSVGPWDGPQYHIAPVWAFRLQAAFMGLVFFAGTPLNATVLVATLRYKKLRQPLNYILVNVSLGGFLFCIFSVFTVFIASCHGYFLFGRHICALEAFLGSVAGLVTGWSLAFLALERYIVICKPFGNVRFNSKHALMVVLITWTIGISVSIPPFFGWSRFIPEGLQCSCGPDWYMVGTQYGSESYTWFLFLFCFIVPLSLICFSYLQLLRTLRAVAAQQQESATTQKAEREVSHMVVVMVGSFCLCYVPYAALAMYMVNNRNHGLDLRLVTIPAFFSKSSCVYNPIIYCFMNKQFRACILEMVCRKPMTDESDMPGSQKTEVSTVSSSKVGPH, encoded by the exons ATGTCAGGAGAAGACGAGTTCTACCTGTTTCAGAATATCTCCTCGGTGGGGCCCTGGGATGGGCCCCAGTACCACATCGCTCCTGTCTGGGCCTTCCGCCTCCAGGCAGCCTTCATGGGACTTGTCTTCTTTGCAGGGACCCCGCTCAATGCCACAGTGCTGGTGGCTACACTGCGTTACAAAAAGCTGCGGCAGCCCCTCAACTACATTCTGGTCAACGTATCCCTCGGGGGCTTCCTCTTCTGCATCTTCTCCGTCTTCACCGTCTTCATCGCCAGCTGCCACGGATACTTCCTCTTTGGCCGCCATATTTGTGCCCTGGAGGCCTTCTTGGGCTCTGTAGCAG GTCTAGTGACAGGATGGTCGCTGGCTTTCTTGGCTTTGGAGCGCTACATTGTCATCTGTAAGCCCTTTGGCAACGTCCGCTTCAACTCCAAGCATGCACTGATGGTGGTCCTGATCACGTGGACCATTGGTATCAGCGTGTCCATCCCACCCTTCTTTGGCTGGAGCAG GTTCATCCCCGAAGGCCTGCAGTGCTCCTGCGGTCCGGACTGGTACATGGTGGGCACCCAGTATGGAAGCGAGTCGTACACCTGGTTCCTCTTCCTGTTCTGTTTCATCGTGCCGCTTTCCCTCATCTGCTTCTCCTACTTGCAGTTGCTGAGGACTCTCAGAGCT GTGGCAGCTCAGCAGCAAGAGTCAGCGACGACCCAGAAGGCTGAGCGGGAGGTGAGCcacatggtggtggtgatggtgggatccttctgtctctgctacgTGCCCTATGCTGCCCTGGCCATGTACATGGTCAACAACCGTAACCACGGGCTGGACTTACGGCTCGTCACCATCCCTGCCTTCTTCTCCAAGAGCTCATGTGTCTACAATCCCATCATCTACTGCTTCATGAATAAGCAG TTCCGGGCTTGCATCCTGGAGATGGTGTGCAGGAAGCCCATGACAGACGAATCCGACATGCCTGGCTCTCAGAAAACTGAAGTTTCTACTGTCTCTTCCAGCAAAGTTGGCCCTCACTAA
- the Calu gene encoding calumenin isoform X1 has product MMVRDERRFKMADKDGDLIATKEEFTAFLHPEEYDYMKDIVVQETMEDIDKNADGLIDLEEYIGDMYSHDGNADEPEWVKTEREQFLEFRDKNRDGKMDKEETKDWILPSDYDHAEAEARHLVYESDQNKDGKLTKEEIVDKYDLFVGSQATDFGEALVRHDEF; this is encoded by the exons ATGATGGTCAGAGATGAGCGGAGATTTAAAATGGCAGATAAAGATGGAGACCTAATTGCCACAAAGGAGGAGTTTACCGCTTTCCTGCACCCTGAGGAGTATGACTACATGAAAGACATAGTTGTGCAG GAGACAATGGAGGATATAGACAAGAATGCTGACGGTCTCATTGATCTAGAAGAATATATCG GTGACATGTACAGTCATGATGGAAATGCTGATGAGCCAGAATGGGTGAAGACAGAGCGAGAACAGTTTCTTGAGTTCCGAGATAAGAACCGGGACGGGAAGATGGACAAGGAGGAGACCAAGGACTGGATCCTCCCTTCAGACTATGACCATgcagaggcagaagccaggcatCTAGTCTATGAGTCAGACCAAAACAAG GATGGCAAGCTTACCAAGGAGGAGATTGTCGACAAGTATGATTTATTTGTGGGCAGCCAGGCCACAGATTTTGGGGAGGCCTTAGTTCGACATGATGAGTTCTAA